In Arcanobacterium canis, the sequence CGTCATAGACGTCAGATTCGAGATCGCCGGCCCACGACATCGCTAACGACCCCAGTGCAAGAGCGACGACGGCGTCGTCGGGATCGCGTTCGATTCCTCGCGGGTTTGCCGTGACCACAACTGTGCCCGGTTCAGCATCTGCGATTTTTGCGCGGCCCACCACAAGGTTGCCACCTGCGATGAGTGCTGCCAATCCCCACGCGATGGTTTTCCAGTGGACGGGAAGATCAAGGACGACTCGGTTTCCTGGTTCAAGACCGATTTCATCAACAAGGAAGTGAGCGATCTTGGCGACGTGGTTTGCCAAGACTTTTCCTGACAGTTCGATTCGGTCCTCGCCGTACACCGTCAGTGCCGGGGAGGCGCCGATTTTCATCAGTTGCTGATACATCAAATCTGGGTGCGACATGGTGTTCCTTTCCGATATCTTCCCTGAGAGTAGCCGCTGCGGCTCCGAGGGGCCGTGGACTTCGGCGGGTGGCGAACGTGAAGTGCAGAGAAATGGCGTAATTTCAGTGAAATTCATCGGTTTTGGTGCTTTTGCGGAATTTTTAGTCAATGTGGCAAAAATCGTGGGGGTGA encodes:
- a CDS encoding TIGR03089 family protein, with translation MSHPDLMYQQLMKIGASPALTVYGEDRIELSGKVLANHVAKIAHFLVDEIGLEPGNRVVLDLPVHWKTIAWGLAALIAGGNLVVGRAKIADAEPGTVVVTANPRGIERDPDDAVVALALGSLAMSWAGDLESDVYDGVADVMSFPDTLMFSGLGEGSNAFFYSRAIGDIPAGRIALHKPSVIESLCVAYTAFSRGDSLVITSGSTAENVLEIEHASLFTPAIRL